In Musa acuminata AAA Group cultivar baxijiao chromosome BXJ2-3, Cavendish_Baxijiao_AAA, whole genome shotgun sequence, the following proteins share a genomic window:
- the LOC103977079 gene encoding amino acid permease 4: protein MGENGGANCYQQLAFTPASVSVEVSHAHKLQEAFECYDDDGRAKRTGTLWTASAHIVTAVIGSGVLSLAWAIAQLGWVAGPVVMLLFSFVTYYTSTLLADCYRSGDPIAGKRNYSYTDAVHAYLGGLKVKLCGFIQYANLFGVAIGYTIASSISMMAIKRSNCFHERGHENPCHASSNPYMIMFGIAEIFLSQIPDFDQIWWLSIVAAVMSFTYSSIGLALGIVQVIANKGFKGSLTGISIGAVSPTQKIWRSLQALGDIAFAYSFSLILIEIQDTIKAPPPSEAKVMKKASVVSIAVTTFFYMLCGCMGYAAFGDGAPGNLLTGFGFYNPYWLLDIANAAIVVHLVGAYQVFCQPLFAFVEKWAIRTWPDSTFITKEVAVPLTPTKRYRLSLFRLVWRSTFVVLTTVISMLLPFFNDVVALLGALGFWPLTVYFPVEMYIVQKRIPRWSLRWVCLQMLSLGCLVITIAAAVGSVAGIFTDLKVYHPFKTTS from the exons ATGGGAGAGAACGGCGGCGCCAATTGCTACCAGCAACTAGCTTTTACCCCTGCGAGTGTTTCGGTCGAGGTTAGCCACGCGCATAAGCTTCAGGAAGCCTTCGAGTGCTACGATGACGACGGCCGAGCCAAGAGAACCG GGACCTTGTGGACGGCAAGCGCTCACATCGTCACGGCCGTGATTGGCTCCGGCGTGCTGTCGCTCGCCTGGGCCATTGCGCAGCTCGGCTGGGTCGCCGGCCCCGTGGTCATGCTCCTCTTCTCCTTCGTCACGTACTACACCTCCACTCTCCTTGCTGACTGCTACCGCTCCGGCGACCCCATCGCCGGGAAGCGCAACTACAGCTACACGGACGCGGTCCACGCTTACCTCG GTGGGCTAAAGGTCAAGCTCTGTGGATTCATCCAGTATGCCAACCTCTTCGGCGTCGCTATCGGTTACACCATCGCTTCCTCCATTAGCATGAT GGCGATCAAAAGGTCTAATTGTTTCCACGAGAGAGGCCACGAGAACCCTTGCCATGCCTCCAGCAATCCTTACATGATCATGTTCGGCATCGCGGAGATCTTCCTGTCGCAGATTCCCGACTTCGACCAGATATGGTGGCTCTCGATCGTCGCCGCCGTCATGTCCTTCACCTACTCCTCCATCGGCCTCGCTCTCGGCATCGTCCAAGTCATCG CTAACAAAGGATTCAAAGGCAGCCTCACCGGAATCAGCATCGGCGCTGTCTCCCCGACTCAGAAGATATGGCGGAGCCTCCAAGCCTTGGGCGACATTGCCTTCGCCTACTCCTTCTCCCTCATCCTCATAGAAATCCAG GACACCATCAAAGCTCCACCACCGTCGGAGGCGAAGGTGATGAAGAAGGCTTCGGTGGTGAGCATCGCCGTGACCACCTTCTTCTACATGCTCTGCGGCTGCATGGGCTACGCCGCGTTCGGCGACGGGGCGCCCGGCAACCTCCTCACCGGCTTCGGCTTCTACAACCCCTACTGGCTCCTCGACATCGCCAACGCCGCCATCGTCGTCCATCTCGTCGGAGCCTACCAGGTGTTCTGCCAACCCCTGTTCGCCTTCGTGGAGAAGTGGGCGATCCGGACATGGCCCGACTCCACCTTCATCACCAAGGAGGTAGCCGTCCCCCTCACCCCCACCAAGCGCTACCGCCTCAGCCTCTTCCGCCTGGTGTGGCGCTCCACCTTCGTGGTGCTGACCACCGTCATCTCCATGCTGCTGCCCTTCTTCAACGACGTGGTCGCCCTGCTTGGCGCACTCGGCTTCTGGCCGCTGACCGTCTACTTCCCGGTGGAGATGTACATCGTGCAGAAGAGGATACCGAGGTGGAGCCTGAGGTGGGTGTGCCTGCAAATGCTCAGCTTAGGTTGCCTCGTGATCACCATAGCCGCTGCCGTCGGTTCCGTCGCCGGTATCTTCACCGACCTCAAAGTCTACCACCCTTTTAAGACCACTTCCtaa